A window of Nicotiana sylvestris chromosome 8, ASM39365v2, whole genome shotgun sequence genomic DNA:
ACAGCTTCAaccagaaataacatatgtgacccctTACTCTTTAACTCAACCTAGGCAATATGATCTCTCGGTGGAGCAAAATaaggttgttaaaaatcccgAGCAGGAGGAAATGGCTCGAAAGATAAAGAGCTtagaacaaagcctgaaaaacatgcaaggtccgagcggccaaaagagtgtctcatactctgacctctgtatATTTCCCCGTGTCCACTTGCCAGATGGCTTcatgatgccaaaatttgaaaagtacaacgGGCACGGAGACCCGGTCGCTCATCTGAAACGATACTATAACCAGTTTAGGGGTTTTGGTGGAAACGAGGAGCtactaatggcctattttggggaaagcctcatcGGAATtgcttctgagtggtatatgTATCAAGAAATTACCCATTGGCATGTATGGGACGATATGGCTTGAGATTTTGTCTGCCAGTTCcaatataatgtggacatcgctcctgatagaaactctttgtccaatttaaaaaagaaatatgCGAAAAGATTCCgtgaatatgctgtcaaatggcgtgagcaagctgccacggtaaagcctccaatggacgaaattgaaatggtcacagtCTTTCTACAAGCCCAAAAGGTGGACTACTTCTATAACATAATGTCCgctatgggaaagccgtttgctgagcctatcaaaattggggagatggtagaaagTGGACTAAAAACGagtcgaatcttgagtcatggTGCTTTTAAAGCCATATCACCAGATGTTCAAAATGGTTCAGAGCGTTTGATAAATGGAAACAGGAGAGAAGAAGGAGCCATGATGGCTTCCAGCTCGAGGGGGGCCTGTAGGTCACTCAACCAATCTTATATTCTTCCTGAGGTCCCTCAACATTATTATCCCCTTTCAGATGCTGCTTATGCCGTGGCATAACCTCCTTATGCGGTGATGAATGGGCAACCttacacgcggccacaacattatccacaaaatcgagctccacctcccagaaatgcccatccttaccaagctctaTATAATTCCCAATCAAATGTTCCCCAGTACAATCCTCGCCTAAGAGAgcctttcaaaaagaaatcagtTCACTAcaattggtgaatcatactcaggcttgttccaaaagctagacAAGCGAGGTCTACTACAGCCAGTCGCTTCAAAACCGGCcaaaccccgagtccccctcgcactgagctgatgctagatgtgaataccactttGGAGTAGTGGCACACAATACGGAGGAATGTTGAACCCTCAAAAGGGtagttgaagacttgattgaagctaaaagaattgtttttcgggatgaagaagctcctgatgaAATGAACAATCTGTTGACTGCTTACAACactgggccaatagtcagaaTGGTTTGTAAAGATGAGAAAAATTTGATCTAGCAttgaaggccattgcagccattgccgagacaaaagaaaagccaaaaaatggtcgtcaagcatgaaagttccccatcagacgggagtcttggTAGCCactcttgctatcctttctgcatccagATTATCTTACGGTGTGATCCGAATGTTTTaatttattgtcttactttccgatgtaaacccttctatcttcaaaaattgaaaaaaaaaatcaattaaaaaaaataaataaatcaaaaatcgaatgaaattaatatttcattatcCATCATTgtttcttttcttaatcttgtcacttttcttagttctgttaaatgcagatttcaataacatgacatgcttgcggacttcatgcccagatcctaaaatgctgtcataccttgaaataatgaatcaagaattagatcgcaatgaagataagtttaaataaataaaacaaagagttggaacaactaaagaaaaatTGGTTCtagattggaaaggtccatacattgcaacaagagtactgccaaaagaatGCTTTGTACTTGGGGCACATCAAAAGAAATGTCCCTGtaacaactgtcaatgcaaatgcagccaaaaggtactatgtttgatCTTCCAAATAGTATTAATATTCTCCGGTCGGgatgatgaaggctttcattATCCCTACCCAAACACCTTTAACTCTTTTGTAAACCATTTGAgtcggttactcttctttgattaccctctttggaacttgaaagtgttattgaataaataaaaattgaaaaaaaataaaatgaagaaaataaatgatgaaaaaggagaagtaaaagaaagatacaaaaaaaggggaagaaaagacaaagaaaatgaaatggaaaaaaacgaaaaaagagaggaaaaaggaaaggaaaaagaaagagaaaacaaacaaagcaaaaagaaaaacaaaatttcCTGAACTACATTCACCTttattccgaaaggatacgtaggcagtctctctggggttcagtcacaccaaaataaaaattcacattCCTCCCAAAAGTGAAACTAGGGAAAATgatataatggttcggcaatggtTTCGCCCGAAAGGTCCCAAAATTGTAACACAATCCAAATCCTTTTTACCCAAAACCCTGTTCGAGTCCTTCTGATCATTCAACAAAgaggttcaaaatgggaggatacagttacttggatctgatacaacaaaatgagagaaataaaatgagagagtcttattggttaaaacccacacgggcaccgtaaggcgatggtaagcagagaaataaaatgagagagtgttattggtgaaaacccacacgggcactgtaaggcgacagtAAGCAGAGAAATTGGAAATGatagagtcttgttagtgaaaactcacaaagagcactataaggcgatggtgagaagagaaatgagagaggtcagctggtGAAAACCTGCAAGAGGCGCCACTGATCGAAAAGATGATCCTCACAACCATCGGCATCgatagagtcctggcaaggtttctcgattttgaggaaaaagttgtgatgaatttttgagagtcggacagtttacacagatcaggcatccagtccaaaaggcatgtcatgttcattgaagttcgCATGTagtccagataagtccttctttcctttccccgaaagggacacttcttgttttaaactcattctccattccattgtttattttctttgaatccctttcggtctaactctgttccaaaactaagacaaagaaaggatggtaagactgatttacagggttctcatttgatacaagctaatatgcaaaacaCACCTAATCTCGTCGGGGGGCATCAAGTTGACCTCGAATGGCCATTGTGGCtgatgttttgaaattgaaaaactcctgaaaagaaagaaaatcaaagtcaAATAGCCACAAAGGCAAAATGAAGTTAAAAAGGTTGAGTACCACGTGGCTAACCGTCTCGGCGAATAATTGAAAAGCCAAGGTGccccaaatgctctgaatttgaagttggaagaaagaagccagaaatgaaaggcctataAAGGCGAAATAaacttggaaaaggttaagtaccacgcgactagccgttgcGACAAAGTTTGAGGAGAAAAAGTTCCCCCAATGCTCCgaagttaaaaaaagaaaaaaaaaaagaggaagtcaAAAAGGAAAGCcctacgaaggcaaaataaagtcgaaaagttGAGTTCCACCGATCAACCGTCATGGCAAAGTCTGGAAAACCAGAGGTTCTATAGGGCCTGAAATGAAATCGGTCCTCAGGGATCAAGCACTTGCagttgagatcttcatcaaagaaacCGGGCCGAtatcaagtgattgaaacaatcaaggccacaaaaccaaccaccatttcgaactaacaattgttctttgtttgaaaacaggAAAACAGGTGCAAGcaaaagcaaccttgcaagaagcaggtgcaaccaaaaaagaaactgcgcaagggctagaaacagctCTGTAGCAATAAACAATCCAAAAGGGAAGtatcctccaaattctttcctgcattttaatcattttcttaaaaaaaaaatcatggtagtatagggtctccaatccctagctgcgtcttttccaacatagggtcccactccttagctgatgccagcataacctggtaatctttccaacatACGGTTCCACCTCCTTGttgatccccggcataacctgtggaccttttccggcataacccgatgattttcctgacataacccgtggacttctctggcataacccaagggccttttccggcataacccgatgacttcccggcataacccgtggacctccttggcataacccgtggaccttttccggcataacccgttgactttcccggcataacccgtggacttccccgacataacctaaggacctttttcggcataacccgaggacttttttggcataactcgtggacctccccgacataatccgaggacctttttcggcataacccgttgACTTTTCCGGCATAGCCAGAGGACCTttttccggtataacccgatgactttctcggcctaacccgtggacctccccggcataacctaaggagtttttcccggcataacccgatgacttttctggtataacccgtgcacctccctggcataacccgaggacctttttctaaCATAACCCGATaattctcccggcataacccatggacctcctcGGCATAAACCGAGGACCTTTTTCCGACATAACCCAATGActctcctggcataacccgtggacctccccgacataaccTGAGGATCTTTTTATGGCATAACCCGATGTCTTTCCCGGTATATCCCAtggacctccccgacataacccgaggacctttttcggcataacccgataaccttccccagcataacccgaggacctttccggcataacctggtaatttttccagcataacctggtaatcttcccaacttggggcctccgatccccatttgatttcattttagatatagggtctccagtCCTTACTCTCTTTTTCTcagggatacacaatcctgattttattgctttcaataaagaaatagtttagattttgttacaataacttacgaaattttcctagtgaaaactggggcagtaaaattttgtttgtttgtttgttttggtgtctcaGCAGGTTATACCTCAAGACGTAGGGTTCGAGATAACCAAAataagaagtctcaatccagaataaaagaaaataaagaacaagaaaagaagtgaacttcaagtgcagaagcggagaaaagatggcGAATGCTCAAGATACGATTGAAGTTATGAGCTTTGCAGCtgcccgccttgatccgaaaagctgaagaagaacgaaccagcggttgcagctaacgagcatcaagattcatattagagtctgcaggaagaaccagccaagacacaagatcaagttttagaaggtttatagataggaatcttataactcatagttgataggttTAGCCCAGTTTAGTTTATCATCTTTCatttcggtgtaataaggagctcagcaagcagaaacaacagcaacaacagtgaaatcacaattTTTCGGTAGttccaactaccaaaacttccagaactacactgacctgattcctttatagctaaggatatgtaggcaacctcctaAGTAAGGTTCGAttagtatttttcccaaaaatgctTCCCTTGGAGTTTCAAACGGGTAAAAATTGCTCGTATTTGATCACTTTATCTTTTCctaaaaactcttcatgtttccgagcaaaaaggggcagctgtgagcacctaatttttgccttgtatggaaataactcctaaaaatagaccaaaataattttaagggattttagaagtttttctttatttaattgtatttcatgcatttttaatatttttaaaatcatagaaaaatcataaaacaaATCGTCATGttttaatttcatgtcatctTAGGTTCAATtcgcatttaggaattaattacatTAATTTAATTGCATTcattaaacaaaaatcacaaaaaattacTACAATAGTCATGTCCACATTTTagcttttagttttaaattaattagtgttAAATTAGTAACAATAAGTAAGATTAACTTGACAAAATAATTTAAGGTAGAgcctaatttaggattttatttagcatgtttaattaattcaactagatttttaaaattaaataaagaaagaagaacaaaagagaaaaagaaagttgTCTTATTTTTGAATTGGGCCAAGGCCCAAGAGGCCCAAAACAAGTTAAAGTCGCCCCAAAACCCCtctcttttaattaaaaataccTAGACCTAGAACATAAGATCAGACAATCGGATAGACCCTCCGATCTAAGAACCCAAGGCGTCGTTCCAACTCTTCGTCTTCACAAAAACGGACCAAAGAACAGACCCTAAAATTCAGCCCCGGTTTTCTCCTTCTCCAACCCTTATACACCCCAAGCTCCTTTCTTCTTCATGCACAACCCCCACCTCCTGTTTctgctttcatcttcttcatccatcaccATGGAAGCTGGCCAAAACTAGCCATGAAACTTCATTGCCGGCGATTGCTGCTCTCTCCTTCGTTCTCATCTCTCTCACCTCTCTTTCTGTTGCGATGAAACTCGCTGGAAGTCGGGGAAACTGCAGCTCCCATTTCGTTCATTAATGGTGCTTCAGATGTAACAAGGTCGGGCTTGTTTTATTCTCGTTTTGCCGACAAATCATTCATCGTCATTTATTTGCTTGTTGCTATAAGTGAATGTGGATGAAGAAAGCCCCAAACCAGTTGCCGGTTCAAGTTGTTTGTGGACCAAAGTCGCATCTGATGTTACTGGGCTGCTGTTGTATCTACTGATTTCTACTTCCGCCGAACTCCTCGTTACTATTTTAGCTTGGTTGAAGTTTTTTTCGTCGAAGTTCCCTCTTCGTAATCCAAAAAATTTCATATATAAAAAGACCGATTTTCTGGGAGTTCAAGTGACTTATTGAGTTGTGGAATACTGTCTGAGTGCTGATTTGCTGGGTCATTGTTGCTGGATTCCCTCATATTTTTGGCTTTTGTTTGGCATTCTTATTGCCATTCTGCACTCCTGGTACTAATTTCACTTTTACTTAGTGTGTATTTAAGTTGGTAATACAACATGTAGAAATTCAATAATGCGATTGGCTTATATGAATTCTTTTATTATACATTGTTGATGGTTGAGTATTTTCGAAACAAGTCGAATGTGATGAGACTATTGAAATTGTATATgctgtttttcattttttatttatttatttatctattttaattTCTCTCGTTGAACATGGCTTTGTTTcctttatattttagcatgttaTGTTTTTGTCTGAAAGTGGTGCCTTTGGCCACCTTTTAGTATGGATCTTTGCTACTCTGTTTCTTCGATTATGGTtgtttgctatttttattttctgcTTAGTGGTAGTACCCGCTATACGATTTAGATCAGTTTGAAACTTTTGATAATGATGAGTCTGATATTTTGTGGTGCATCAAGGAATACTTTCTGTACATGTTTACATACATGTTTCTGAAGAAATATCAATTGAAGTACTTTATTTTCCTTTGAGCCTACATAGTTATCAAAACTAGTGTATTCATTTATTACATTAGCCGTTAACGTTTAAGAGGCAAATGGAAACTACATAGTATAAAGGATTCTTATAATTCCAAAAGCTAAGCCATAAACATCTCATCCGCAACAATTTTCATAACTCTTGGCCTCACAATAATCCTAAATTAGTCTTAGGAAAATCATGAATATCatagcttgctttaggcacgattaaATAAATCATCATGACTATGGGTACGATTCTCATGGCGTAGTCGTGATACATAATTCCCAAATCAGGGTGGCCTTTTATGTGACCCGAGAtaaacaacttcgaataataataaaataaatatgtcgcaaatcgtgggtgcatttcatgtagcacagtttgcggtgtgttccaaaacggcaagtgtacgacaatcgtaacttgttcatgaaataatttcataaatcctaaaagcggtttaaatAATTAAGAGCGGctagaaagttaaaaatgcacagtaggtttaaaacatgtagtaaatcagataataggccaattattaatagtttaagcgactgtgctagaaccacggaatccgggaatacctaacacctttttccgggttaacagaattccttatgtAGAATTTCTGGTTTCACAGACTTTTACATaaagtcaatttcctcgatttgggattttaaaataaaccagtgacttgggacactaaataaactattccaagtggcaactctagaaaaataaataaaaatcatctcatttcgaataatgtcactttaattggaaaaactcccttatatccccctttcgggtggtaaaaaggaggtgtgacatgacTGCGTCGTATGAATGAAAGCGGggtgaatagatgcatctatgatttgcgtcgttcgaccctccggtagtgcacattttattattatgttggatcaggccgtAAGACCTCGGCATAACTTGCGCATATTATTTATTTAGAACTTTCTGTGATTTGTACTGCTTTAATGCCTTGAGTGTAAATTATTAAACAATATGACTGATATTGACATTTTATTTATGAAAGAAGAATTTGTCTCTTCCTGATATTTACTGTCGGTATTTTTTATAATATTtatgcttagcataacactttaattattttattattggccctagtaagtgtcaagtcgacccctcgtcactacttcttcgaggttagactagatacttactgggtagatattgtttatgtactcatactatgcttttgtacttaattgtacaagatCTGAGGCAGGCACATCTAGTTATCCACCAGGCGCACAGACTTGATTCAGATAGAGACTTACGGTGAGTTGTCCCCACCCTAGCCGTTCAGCAGCATACCGGAATTTCTCTTTCTATTGTATCTGTCTACTTATTTCAGACAGTAGGTTAGtcttctt
This region includes:
- the LOC138875793 gene encoding uncharacterized protein gives rise to the protein MARKIKSLEQSLKNMQGPSGQKSVSYSDLCIFPRVHLPDGFMMPKFEKYNGHGDPVAHLKRYYNQFRGFGGNEELLMAYFGESLIGIASEWYINSLSNLKKKYAKRFREYAVKWREQAATVKPPMDEIEMVTVFLQAQKVDYFYNIMSAMGKPFAEPIKIGEMVESGLKTSRILSHGAFKAISPDVQNGSERLINGNRREEGAMMASSSRGACRSLNQSYILPEVPQHYYPLSDAAYAVA